In the genome of Nocardia terpenica, one region contains:
- a CDS encoding class I adenylate-forming enzyme family protein encodes MKLVSMLAQARATDTFAVLDGPHRRTRRDLLAATARCADRMRAAGLRPGRRVLALLDQDARGLVFLAAASAVGVKVLMPYDLARAAEPEWARLVTLSRPDCIVTTRDVGDAVRAAAHADRIPVLYVGADPFGADPAGEPVPAEIAAPVTEFLVLFSSGTTGRAKAICVSEELVCRRILSVTRALRFGPSTRAFMSGLINNTTGVIFGFGALAHGSALIYPPDRRPETWPAVVAETGATHIMLRPAALRRFVDAALAQGADLGSLEVVAYGAAPLPRRLLEQARALTGCAWIQGYGLSETFGPFCWLDETGHAEGRYRAGVYCVGRPDDTVELRLEPTPEHPAPRGEILLRAGRIMQGYYDPGTDRVTPLGGWFRTGDIGEWSSSGDLLLKGRIQATILGDNGHRVHPEEVEAALAGVADVDEVAVVGLRGADGVSEKVVAAVRGPLLAHSAAAIRDRVRAGLTGVLSEELWPELLYPCAHPLPVNAGDKVDRRRLAESLDPTLLIPLTGADRS; translated from the coding sequence ATGAAACTCGTCTCGATGCTGGCGCAGGCCAGGGCGACCGACACCTTCGCCGTCCTCGACGGCCCGCACCGCCGCACCCGCCGCGACCTGCTCGCCGCGACCGCCCGCTGCGCGGACCGCATGCGGGCGGCGGGCCTGCGTCCCGGCCGCCGGGTGCTGGCGCTGCTGGACCAGGACGCCCGCGGGCTGGTCTTCCTGGCGGCCGCCAGCGCGGTCGGCGTCAAGGTATTGATGCCCTACGACCTGGCCCGGGCGGCGGAGCCGGAATGGGCACGGCTGGTGACCCTTTCGCGCCCGGACTGCATCGTGACGACCCGGGATGTCGGCGACGCGGTGCGGGCCGCCGCGCACGCCGACCGCATTCCGGTCCTGTACGTCGGCGCCGACCCGTTCGGCGCCGACCCGGCCGGGGAGCCGGTCCCGGCCGAGATCGCCGCGCCCGTCACCGAATTCCTGGTGCTGTTCTCCAGCGGCACCACCGGACGGGCGAAGGCGATCTGCGTGTCCGAGGAACTGGTGTGCCGCCGGATCCTCAGCGTCACCCGGGCGCTGCGCTTCGGCCCGTCGACGCGGGCGTTCATGTCGGGGCTGATCAACAACACCACCGGGGTGATCTTCGGATTCGGCGCGCTGGCGCACGGGTCGGCCCTGATCTATCCGCCCGACCGGCGGCCCGAGACCTGGCCCGCGGTGGTCGCGGAGACGGGCGCGACGCACATCATGCTCCGCCCGGCCGCCCTGCGCCGGTTCGTGGACGCCGCGCTCGCGCAGGGCGCCGACCTCGGCAGCCTCGAGGTCGTCGCCTACGGTGCCGCGCCCCTGCCGCGCCGGTTGCTCGAGCAGGCCCGCGCGCTCACCGGCTGTGCCTGGATCCAGGGGTACGGCCTCAGCGAGACCTTCGGGCCGTTCTGCTGGCTGGACGAGACCGGTCATGCCGAGGGCCGGTACCGGGCGGGCGTGTACTGCGTCGGCCGCCCCGACGACACGGTGGAGCTCCGGCTCGAACCGACGCCCGAGCACCCGGCCCCGCGCGGCGAGATCCTGCTGCGCGCGGGGCGAATCATGCAGGGCTACTACGACCCCGGAACCGACCGCGTCACCCCCCTCGGCGGATGGTTCCGGACCGGCGACATCGGCGAGTGGTCGTCGTCGGGAGATCTGTTGCTGAAAGGCCGGATTCAGGCGACCATCCTCGGCGACAACGGCCACCGGGTGCACCCGGAGGAGGTGGAGGCCGCCCTCGCCGGGGTCGCCGATGTCGACGAGGTCGCCGTCGTCGGCCTGCGCGGCGCCGACGGCGTCTCGGAGAAAGTCGTTGCGGCCGTGCGCGGTCCGCTGCTGGCGCACTCCGCGGCCGCCATTCGCGACCGGGTGCGGGCCGGTCTCACCGGGGTGCTCAGCGAGGAGCTGTGGCCGGAACTGCTCTACCCCTGCGCACACCCGCTACCCGTCAATGCCGGGGACAAGGTGGACCGCCGCCGCCTCGCGGAATCCCTCGACCCGACCCTGCTCATCCCCCTGACCGGAGCTGATCGATCGTGA
- a CDS encoding SRPBCC family protein codes for MSLELSHNIVCPAPAERVYALLTDPAGWPGILTPCKAARVLSATATTQTVELTMTAGTGTATWVTERVLRPEFYGVEEGQPRPMPRVERIDTSWRVVALDPNSCVLLTEHVVDAADDAAAHVRTMIHRNIGSALVDYRTASEKPRAATPMIMPDTRIRHTAECATDADTVYGIVCDTRSWPTLFDACVGVEIVREDGNTSDVRVFAEQDGRRVSWETRRTHHPALRRVDYMLPVPMPFVAEMAGQWRVIPLEAHRCLLAVDRWWTMLDDVTGIRDGIETVAQATDFVRSYVDTNAGAEMRAIAAVAR; via the coding sequence GTGAGCCTGGAACTTTCGCACAATATCGTCTGCCCGGCCCCGGCCGAGCGGGTGTACGCCCTGCTCACCGACCCGGCGGGCTGGCCCGGCATCCTGACGCCGTGCAAGGCGGCGCGCGTGCTGTCCGCGACGGCGACCACACAGACCGTCGAGCTGACCATGACCGCCGGAACCGGGACCGCCACCTGGGTGACCGAACGCGTGCTCCGGCCGGAGTTCTACGGCGTGGAGGAGGGACAGCCGCGGCCGATGCCGCGGGTCGAACGGATCGACACGAGCTGGCGGGTGGTGGCCCTGGACCCGAATTCCTGTGTCCTGCTCACCGAACACGTCGTCGACGCCGCCGACGACGCGGCCGCGCACGTGCGGACGATGATCCACCGCAATATCGGCAGCGCGCTGGTCGACTACCGGACGGCGAGCGAGAAGCCCCGCGCGGCGACACCGATGATCATGCCCGACACCAGGATTCGGCACACCGCGGAGTGCGCGACCGACGCGGATACCGTCTACGGGATCGTCTGCGACACCCGGTCCTGGCCGACGCTGTTCGACGCCTGCGTCGGCGTCGAGATCGTGCGCGAGGACGGAAATACCTCGGACGTCAGGGTTTTCGCCGAGCAGGACGGCCGCCGGGTGAGCTGGGAGACCCGGCGCACGCACCATCCCGCGCTGCGCCGGGTCGACTACATGCTGCCGGTTCCGATGCCGTTCGTGGCGGAGATGGCGGGGCAGTGGCGGGTGATCCCGCTCGAGGCGCACCGCTGCCTGCTGGCCGTCGACCGCTGGTGGACGATGCTCGACGACGTCACCGGCATTCGCGACGGCATCGAAACCGTCGCGCAGGCAACGGATTTCGTCCGCTCGTACGTGGACACCAATGCCGGGGCCGAGATGCGGGCGATCGCGGCGGTGGCGCGGTGA
- a CDS encoding alpha/beta hydrolase family protein has translation MTAAAVRPPRIPVEVVAACGYFLPRLMFLNSRIAPQIHWGDVTSALDGFPLDDLDLASAGFWREWARRWESVAQTYVGAAAASTTTAGRTAALRSAAACYHWAEFMYFDDAERKHALRQSVRSCFRRSLAGSPTPLTEQVARLADGTAVPVWIALPPNASAPVPCVLVCNGLDSITEVEPLALAETYLERGLAVILFEGPGQGLALGRTPLRVDMEEIVGAVADLARAHPAVDADRLGFAGISFGGYFALRVAQHLPGTFACVLNFSGGPRVAPFPGLPRRLKDDFRFAFLRPPGADLTGLLADSALDITWIPDTRVLSVHGALDDIFPVADIRRLDEQWAGRHQSLVYESEAHVCLNRLAQAAHRAADWVHSCLTTDRGLA, from the coding sequence GTGACCGCCGCCGCGGTCCGCCCGCCCCGGATCCCGGTCGAGGTCGTCGCGGCCTGCGGGTACTTCCTGCCGCGGCTGATGTTCCTGAACTCCCGGATCGCACCCCAGATCCACTGGGGAGACGTCACTTCCGCCCTGGACGGCTTCCCGCTCGACGACCTCGATCTCGCGTCCGCGGGCTTCTGGCGCGAGTGGGCACGCCGCTGGGAGTCGGTGGCGCAGACCTATGTCGGCGCGGCCGCGGCGTCGACCACCACCGCGGGCCGGACCGCCGCGCTGCGCAGCGCCGCGGCCTGCTACCACTGGGCCGAATTCATGTATTTCGACGATGCGGAGCGCAAACACGCACTGCGGCAATCGGTTCGGAGCTGCTTCCGGCGAAGCCTGGCGGGCTCACCGACACCGCTGACCGAACAGGTCGCGCGGCTCGCGGACGGCACCGCGGTGCCGGTGTGGATCGCCCTGCCGCCCAACGCATCCGCGCCGGTGCCGTGCGTACTGGTCTGCAACGGCCTGGATTCGATCACCGAGGTGGAGCCGCTGGCGCTCGCCGAAACCTATCTGGAGCGCGGGCTCGCGGTGATCCTGTTCGAGGGCCCCGGCCAGGGCCTGGCACTCGGGCGCACCCCGCTGCGGGTCGACATGGAGGAAATCGTCGGCGCCGTCGCCGATCTCGCGCGCGCCCATCCCGCCGTCGACGCCGACCGGCTGGGCTTCGCGGGCATCAGCTTCGGCGGCTACTTCGCGCTGCGCGTGGCCCAGCACCTGCCGGGCACCTTCGCCTGCGTGCTGAACTTCTCCGGCGGCCCCCGGGTGGCGCCGTTCCCGGGGCTGCCCCGGCGGCTGAAGGACGACTTCCGCTTCGCGTTCCTGCGGCCGCCGGGCGCGGATCTGACCGGGCTGCTGGCGGATTCGGCGCTCGACATCACCTGGATCCCCGACACCCGGGTGCTCAGCGTGCACGGCGCGCTCGACGACATCTTCCCCGTCGCCGACATCCGGCGGCTCGACGAGCAGTGGGCGGGCCGTCACCAATCGCTGGTGTACGAGTCCGAGGCGCACGTGTGCCTCAACAGGCTGGCCCAGGCCGCCCACCGCGCCGCCGACTGGGTGCACTCCTGCCTGACGACCGATCGAGGACTCGCATGA